A window from Streptomyces sp. NBC_00299 encodes these proteins:
- the cseC gene encoding two-component system sensor histidine kinase CseC, which translates to MRGMFRRPAPSGVVRAAGLTDAADAATVGGGGAGIGAGTRVRGRMGGGRRSGGRTRGRSGARGRGRLGSRMAIRTGLRWKLSAAIALVGALVAVVLSLVVHNAARVSMLDNARDLADERIQIAQRSYEQSKRLNFPNATIDDPELPAALREKVEEGRRATYVADTPGGTPDIWAAVPLSNGHVLSLHTGFTDRSEDILDDLDDALIIGSIAVVFGGSALGVLVGGQLSRRLRNAAAAANRVASGEPDVRVRDAIGGVVRDETDDLASAVDAMADALQQRLEAERRVTADIAHELRTPVTGLLTAAELLPPSRLTELVLDRAKAMRTLVEDVLEVARLDSASERAELQDLMLGEFVSRRVAAKDPDIEVRVVHESEVTTDPRRLERVLFNLLANAAKHGRPPIEVTVEGRVIRVRDHGPGFPEDLLADGPSRFRTGSSDRAGHGHGLGLTIAAGQARVLGARLTFRNVRPAGAPEHVSAEGAVAVLWLPEHAPTNTGSHPMLP; encoded by the coding sequence ATGCGGGGGATGTTCAGACGCCCGGCTCCGTCCGGCGTGGTGCGCGCGGCGGGCCTCACGGACGCGGCCGACGCCGCGACCGTCGGTGGCGGCGGGGCAGGCATCGGTGCGGGAACGCGCGTAAGAGGCCGCATGGGCGGTGGCCGTAGGAGCGGTGGTCGTACGCGCGGCCGCAGCGGCGCGCGCGGGCGCGGTCGCCTGGGCAGCCGTATGGCCATCCGTACGGGTCTGCGGTGGAAGCTGAGCGCGGCGATCGCGCTGGTCGGCGCACTCGTGGCGGTCGTGCTGAGCCTGGTCGTGCACAACGCGGCCCGGGTCTCGATGCTGGACAACGCGCGCGACCTCGCCGACGAGCGGATCCAGATCGCCCAGCGCAGCTACGAGCAGTCCAAGCGGTTGAACTTCCCCAACGCGACGATCGACGACCCGGAGCTGCCCGCGGCACTCCGGGAGAAGGTCGAGGAGGGCCGGCGGGCGACCTATGTGGCCGACACGCCGGGCGGCACGCCCGACATCTGGGCGGCCGTACCGCTCAGCAACGGCCATGTCCTGTCGCTGCACACCGGGTTCACCGACCGCAGCGAGGACATCCTCGACGACCTCGACGACGCACTGATCATCGGCTCCATCGCGGTCGTCTTCGGCGGCAGCGCGCTCGGCGTCCTCGTCGGCGGGCAGTTGTCGCGCCGGCTGCGCAATGCGGCGGCCGCGGCGAACCGGGTCGCGAGCGGGGAGCCGGACGTGCGGGTGCGGGACGCCATCGGGGGTGTCGTACGGGACGAGACCGACGATCTGGCCAGCGCGGTCGACGCGATGGCGGACGCGCTGCAGCAGCGGCTGGAGGCGGAGCGCCGGGTCACGGCGGACATCGCGCACGAGCTGCGCACGCCGGTGACCGGTCTGCTGACCGCGGCCGAGCTGCTGCCGCCCAGCCGGCTCACCGAACTGGTCCTGGACCGGGCGAAGGCCATGCGCACGCTCGTGGAGGACGTCCTGGAGGTGGCCCGGCTGGACAGCGCCTCGGAGCGGGCCGAGCTGCAGGACCTCATGCTCGGCGAGTTCGTCAGCCGGCGGGTCGCGGCCAAGGATCCCGATATCGAGGTGCGGGTCGTCCACGAGTCGGAGGTCACGACGGACCCGCGGCGCCTGGAGCGCGTGCTGTTCAACCTGTTGGCGAACGCGGCGAAGCACGGCCGGCCGCCCATCGAGGTCACGGTCGAGGGGCGCGTCATCCGGGTCCGCGACCACGGCCCCGGGTTCCCCGAGGACCTGCTCGCCGACGGGCCGAGCCGCTTCCGCACGGGCAGCAGCGACCGCGCCGGCCACGGCCATGGCCTCGGCCTGACGATCGCGGCAGGTCAGGCCCGGGTCCTCGGTGCCCGCCTGACCTTCCGCAACGTACGGCCGGCGGGCGCCCCTGAGCATGTCTCGGCGGAGGGCGCGGTGGCCGTCCTCTGGCTCCCGGAGCACGCGCCGACGAACACGGGAAGCCATCCGATGCTGCCGTAG
- a CDS encoding VOC family protein — MIKGLGITTVWTFDQQRTKAFFTEKIGFEVRNDLSMGDMRWITVGAKDQPDVELALMSLDGPGLDPESSEALKTLVGKGVIGAGAFRTDDCRGDYETFRARGVEFIQEPQERPYGIEAIFRDDNGNWYSLTERSEELDFSKSFG; from the coding sequence ATGATCAAGGGCCTCGGCATCACCACCGTATGGACGTTTGACCAGCAGCGCACCAAGGCCTTCTTCACCGAGAAGATCGGCTTCGAAGTGCGCAACGACCTTTCCATGGGCGACATGCGATGGATCACCGTGGGCGCCAAGGACCAGCCGGACGTCGAGCTCGCGCTGATGAGCCTCGACGGGCCGGGCCTCGACCCCGAGTCCTCCGAGGCGCTGAAGACGCTCGTCGGGAAGGGCGTCATCGGGGCCGGGGCGTTCCGGACCGACGACTGCCGGGGGGACTACGAGACCTTCAGGGCACGCGGCGTGGAGTTCATCCAGGAGCCGCAGGAGCGGCCGTACGGCATCGAGGCGATCTTCCGTGACGACAACGGCAACTGGTACTCGCTGACCGAGCGCAGTGAGGAGCTCGACTTCTCGAAGTCGTTCGGGTGA
- a CDS encoding helix-turn-helix transcriptional regulator, translated as MGKVRQLRLAKDAMDREWADPRLDLDAVAAHAGYSRYHFVRAFKAAYGQTPGQYLTHRRIERAEEYLRGANLTVTEICHLVGFSSLGTFSARFKARTGLTPTEYREKHVGRGAALIPGCYAMLWAGGFRRREGERQGEGQGEGQESKFGEAP; from the coding sequence ATGGGCAAGGTGCGGCAGTTGCGCTTGGCGAAGGACGCCATGGACCGGGAGTGGGCCGACCCGAGGCTCGACCTGGACGCCGTTGCCGCGCACGCCGGGTACTCGCGGTATCACTTCGTGCGGGCGTTCAAGGCGGCGTACGGGCAGACGCCGGGGCAGTACCTGACGCACCGGCGGATCGAGCGGGCCGAGGAGTATCTGCGGGGGGCCAACCTGACCGTGACGGAGATCTGCCATCTGGTCGGGTTCAGCAGCCTGGGCACGTTCTCGGCCCGGTTCAAGGCGCGGACCGGGCTGACGCCGACCGAGTACCGGGAGAAGCATGTCGGCCGGGGAGCGGCGTTGATACCGGGGTGCTACGCGATGTTGTGGGCCGGGGGATTCCGGCGCCGTGAAGGGGAGCGGCAGGGGGAGGGGCAGGGGGAGGGGCAGGAGAGCAAGTTTGGAGAAGCTCCCTGA
- a CDS encoding MDR family MFS transporter: MADTTAVDTETEPPGKQPKSVRVVLLALMITMMLAMLDNMIVGTAMPTIVGELGGLEHLAWVVTAYTLATAASTPLWGKLGDMYGRKGMFMASIVLFLIGSALSGMAQDMGQLIAFRAVQGLGAGGLMVGVMAIIGDLIPPRERGKYQGMMAGVMALAMIAGPLVGGTITDHWGWRWAFYINLPLGVVALAAISVVLHLPRKRAQARIDYLGAGLLTVGITAIVLVTTWGGTEYAWTSARIMELTGIGVAALVGFVFWQTKAAEPVVPLHIFRSRNFTLMSVIGFIVGFVMFGATLFLPLYQQSVQGASATNSGLLLLPMLGAMLVTSMVAGRVTTNTGRYKVFPVVGSVLMVVGLYLLSTMDTGTSRFMSGVFMAVVGFGMGCLMQITMLVAQNSVEMKDMGVASSSTTLFRTLGSSFGVAIMGALFNSRVQDVMSEQGGALGARVTEQSAQLDAESLAKLPEAVREAYQHAVSAGTHSAFLLGAVVAVVALVAAVFVKEVPLRGAGPESDADGGAAAGGGPGAKAVVVEAV, from the coding sequence ATGGCGGACACCACAGCAGTGGACACAGAGACGGAGCCACCGGGCAAGCAGCCCAAGAGCGTGCGCGTCGTGCTGCTCGCGCTGATGATCACGATGATGCTCGCCATGCTCGACAACATGATCGTGGGCACCGCGATGCCGACGATCGTGGGCGAGCTGGGCGGGCTGGAGCATCTGGCGTGGGTCGTGACGGCGTACACGCTGGCGACCGCGGCCTCCACTCCGCTGTGGGGCAAGCTCGGCGACATGTACGGCCGTAAGGGCATGTTCATGGCGTCGATCGTGCTGTTCCTCATCGGCTCCGCGCTGAGCGGCATGGCGCAGGACATGGGGCAGCTGATCGCTTTCCGGGCGGTGCAGGGCCTGGGTGCCGGTGGTCTGATGGTCGGCGTCATGGCGATCATCGGTGATCTGATTCCGCCGCGCGAGCGGGGCAAGTACCAGGGCATGATGGCCGGCGTGATGGCGCTCGCGATGATCGCCGGGCCGCTCGTCGGCGGCACCATCACCGATCACTGGGGCTGGCGCTGGGCCTTCTACATCAACCTGCCGCTCGGGGTCGTGGCGCTCGCCGCGATCAGTGTCGTGCTGCACCTGCCGAGGAAGCGGGCGCAGGCGCGGATCGACTATCTCGGGGCCGGGCTGCTGACCGTGGGGATCACCGCGATCGTGCTGGTGACCACGTGGGGCGGCACCGAGTACGCGTGGACGTCCGCGCGGATCATGGAGCTCACCGGGATCGGGGTCGCCGCGCTCGTCGGGTTCGTGTTCTGGCAGACCAAGGCGGCGGAGCCGGTGGTGCCGCTGCACATCTTCCGCAGCCGGAACTTCACTCTGATGTCCGTGATCGGATTCATCGTCGGGTTCGTGATGTTCGGGGCGACGCTGTTCCTGCCGCTGTACCAGCAGTCGGTGCAGGGGGCCTCCGCCACCAACTCCGGGCTTCTGCTGCTGCCGATGCTCGGGGCGATGCTGGTGACCTCGATGGTCGCCGGGCGTGTGACCACGAACACCGGGCGGTACAAGGTGTTCCCGGTCGTCGGCAGTGTGCTGATGGTCGTCGGGCTCTATCTGCTGTCGACGATGGACACCGGGACGAGCCGGTTCATGTCCGGGGTGTTCATGGCCGTCGTCGGGTTCGGCATGGGCTGTCTGATGCAGATCACCATGCTGGTCGCGCAGAACAGCGTCGAGATGAAGGACATGGGTGTCGCGTCCTCGTCCACCACGCTGTTCCGTACGCTCGGGTCCTCGTTCGGCGTCGCGATCATGGGGGCGCTGTTCAACAGCCGCGTGCAGGACGTCATGTCCGAGCAGGGCGGGGCGCTGGGCGCGCGGGTGACCGAGCAGTCGGCTCAGCTGGATGCCGAGAGTCTGGCGAAGCTGCCGGAGGCTGTGCGGGAGGCGTACCAGCATGCGGTGTCCGCCGGGACGCATTCCGCGTTTCTGCTGGGAGCCGTGGTGGCTGTGGTGGCTCTTGTGGCGGCGGTGTTCGTCAAGGAGGTGCCGCTGCGGGGGGCGGGGCCGGAATCCGACGCCGACGGGGGCGCTGCCGCCGGGGGTGGCCCGGGGGCCAAGGCTGTGGTGGTGGAGGCCGTCTGA
- a CDS encoding TetR/AcrR family transcriptional regulator yields MDGTKQRRRGDTRQRIQDVALELFAEQGYEKTSLREIAERLEVTKAALYYHFKTKEEIIVSLFEDLTKPIEDLIEWGRQQPHTLETKQEIVRRYSQVLTDASPLFRFMQENQATVRDLSIGEMFKNRMLGMRDIVIDPDADLVDQVRCISALFTMHAGMFVMKDLEGDPEEKRKAILEVATDLITQAHKGA; encoded by the coding sequence ATGGACGGCACCAAGCAGCGGCGCCGCGGGGACACCCGCCAGCGCATCCAGGACGTGGCCCTCGAACTCTTCGCCGAGCAGGGCTACGAGAAGACCTCCCTGCGCGAGATCGCCGAGCGCCTGGAGGTCACGAAAGCGGCCTTGTACTACCACTTCAAGACGAAGGAAGAGATCATCGTCAGCCTCTTCGAGGACCTGACGAAACCGATCGAGGACCTGATCGAGTGGGGCAGGCAGCAGCCGCACACCCTCGAGACCAAGCAGGAGATCGTACGCCGCTACAGCCAGGTCCTGACCGACGCGTCACCGCTGTTCCGCTTCATGCAGGAGAACCAGGCGACGGTCCGCGATCTGAGCATCGGAGAGATGTTCAAGAACCGCATGCTCGGCATGCGCGACATCGTCATAGACCCGGACGCCGACCTGGTCGACCAGGTGCGCTGCATCAGCGCCCTGTTCACGATGCACGCCGGGATGTTCGTCATGAAGGACCTCGAAGGCGACCCCGAGGAGAAGCGCAAGGCCATCCTCGAGGTCGCCACCGACCTGATCACCCAGGCGCACAAGGGCGCCTGA
- a CDS encoding M23 family metallopeptidase, with product MSPRFSFRSSRTSTFRTRAAVLAAGLGASVVLGAGGAVAAEMSSAPAASTAVQAQSAAAKKAAVKKAASWVSPVKKYTKSASYAQAGGMWQSTHSGQDFAVPNGTDVMAAHGGTVVKAGGNGAGDGPAYGNAVVIKHGNGTFSQYAHLSRIDVKIGQVVKTGQHIAKSGNTGNSSGPHLHFEIRKSANYGTAIDPVSFLRAKGLKI from the coding sequence ATGTCCCCGCGCTTCTCGTTCCGTTCGTCCCGTACGTCCACCTTCCGCACCCGTGCGGCTGTGCTGGCCGCCGGCCTGGGGGCCTCGGTCGTGCTGGGCGCCGGAGGCGCGGTTGCTGCCGAGATGAGCTCCGCCCCCGCTGCCTCCACCGCCGTCCAGGCGCAGAGTGCCGCCGCCAAGAAGGCCGCCGTCAAGAAGGCCGCCTCCTGGGTCAGCCCGGTGAAGAAGTACACGAAGTCCGCCAGCTACGCGCAGGCCGGCGGCATGTGGCAGTCCACCCACAGTGGGCAGGACTTCGCCGTCCCGAACGGCACCGACGTCATGGCCGCGCACGGCGGTACGGTCGTCAAGGCCGGCGGCAACGGCGCCGGTGACGGTCCCGCGTACGGCAACGCCGTCGTCATCAAGCACGGCAACGGGACCTTCTCCCAGTACGCCCACCTGTCGCGCATCGACGTGAAGATCGGCCAGGTCGTCAAGACCGGCCAGCACATAGCCAAGTCCGGCAACACCGGTAACTCCAGCGGTCCGCACCTGCACTTCGAGATCCGCAAGAGTGCCAACTACGGCACCGCGATCGACCCCGTGTCCTTCCTGCGGGCCAAGGGTCTGAAGATCTGA